One Electrophorus electricus isolate fEleEle1 chromosome 10, fEleEle1.pri, whole genome shotgun sequence genomic region harbors:
- the LOC113569070 gene encoding C-X-C chemokine receptor type 3-like isoform X1, whose translation MTVASDMELDLRGLFEQNSTFDYTDYEYKEECHPSNSSKFWAIFIPVLHSLVVVLGLMGHSLVLGVLWQKKQSWSVMDIIILHLTVADTLLLLTMPLWAVEAVQGWTFGTPLCKITGALFKINFYCGIFLLACISLDRYLSVVHAVQMYSRRKPQLIQLSCITVWFFSLLLSIPDWKYLQAARDQRQENMECAHSYSSPRWGLASRLLYHVLGFFLPAVVLLYCYGCILVRLQRGSRCAQKKRAIRVILPLVLAFFICWTPYNIALLVDTIHLDHRGSAEPSGTCEQHRWTAVKLTAVLAFLHCSVNPLIYISLSGKFRCWVLTTLKGCSRALESGDVSLWDSGDVVDKSSLHAMKDFKQPPEKQQTDEVL comes from the exons ATGACTGTTGCT TCAGACATGGAGCTCGATTTGCGGGGACTCTTTGAGCAAAACAGCACCTTTGACTACACGGACTATGAGTATAAGGAAGAATGCCATCCTAGTAACTCCTCCAAGTTCTGGGCCATCTTCATCCCCGTCCTACACTCTCTGGTGGTTGTTTTGGGGTTGATGGGCCACAGCCTGGTGCTGGGGGTGCTGTGGCAGAAGAAGCAGAGCTGGAGCGTGATGGACATTATCATTCTGCACCTGACTGTGGCCGACACCCTGCTGCTTCTCACAATGCCCCTGTGGGCGGTGGAGGCAGTGCAAGGATGGACCTTTGGCACTCCGCTCTGCAAGATCACTGGAGCACTGTTTAAG ATCAACTTCTATTGTGGCATCTTCCTGCTGGCCTGCATCAGTCTGGACCGTTACCTGTCTGTTGTCCATGCTGTGCAGATGTACTCTCGTAGGAAGCCTCAGCTGATCCAGCTCAGCTGCATTACTGTGTGGttcttctctctgctgctctctatCCCTGATTGGAAGTACCTACAGGCTGCCAGAGACCAAAGGCAAGAAAATATGGAGTGTGCCCACAGTTATTCTTCTCCAAGGTGGGGTCTAGCCTCCCGTTTGCTCTACCATGTGTTGGGATTCTTCCTTCCAGCCGTCGTTCTGCTCTACTGCTACGGTTGCATCCTGGTGCGGCTACAGCGAGGCTCTCGGTGTGCGCAGAAAAAGAGGGCCATACGTGTCATCCTGCCCCTGGTGCTGGCATTCTTCATCTGTTGGACCCCCTACAACATTGCCCTCCTGGTGGACACGATACATCTCGATCACAGAGGCTCGGCAGAGCCGTCAGGAACATGTGAGCAGCACAGATGGACAGCAGTGAAGCTCACAGCAGTCCTGGCTTTTCTCCACTGCTCTGTCAACCCTCTGATCTACATAAGTCTCTCTGGGAAATTTCGCTGCTGGGTGTTAACCACCCTAAAAGGCTGCAGCCGTGCACTGGAAAGTGGGGACGTTTCCCTGTGGGATTCGGGAGATGTGGTTGACAAAAGTTCACTGCATGCAATGAAAGACTTTAAACAGCCTCCTGAAAAGCAACAGACAGACGAAGTGCTTTGA
- the LOC113569070 gene encoding C-X-C chemokine receptor type 3-like isoform X2 produces MELDLRGLFEQNSTFDYTDYEYKEECHPSNSSKFWAIFIPVLHSLVVVLGLMGHSLVLGVLWQKKQSWSVMDIIILHLTVADTLLLLTMPLWAVEAVQGWTFGTPLCKITGALFKINFYCGIFLLACISLDRYLSVVHAVQMYSRRKPQLIQLSCITVWFFSLLLSIPDWKYLQAARDQRQENMECAHSYSSPRWGLASRLLYHVLGFFLPAVVLLYCYGCILVRLQRGSRCAQKKRAIRVILPLVLAFFICWTPYNIALLVDTIHLDHRGSAEPSGTCEQHRWTAVKLTAVLAFLHCSVNPLIYISLSGKFRCWVLTTLKGCSRALESGDVSLWDSGDVVDKSSLHAMKDFKQPPEKQQTDEVL; encoded by the exons ATGGAGCTCGATTTGCGGGGACTCTTTGAGCAAAACAGCACCTTTGACTACACGGACTATGAGTATAAGGAAGAATGCCATCCTAGTAACTCCTCCAAGTTCTGGGCCATCTTCATCCCCGTCCTACACTCTCTGGTGGTTGTTTTGGGGTTGATGGGCCACAGCCTGGTGCTGGGGGTGCTGTGGCAGAAGAAGCAGAGCTGGAGCGTGATGGACATTATCATTCTGCACCTGACTGTGGCCGACACCCTGCTGCTTCTCACAATGCCCCTGTGGGCGGTGGAGGCAGTGCAAGGATGGACCTTTGGCACTCCGCTCTGCAAGATCACTGGAGCACTGTTTAAG ATCAACTTCTATTGTGGCATCTTCCTGCTGGCCTGCATCAGTCTGGACCGTTACCTGTCTGTTGTCCATGCTGTGCAGATGTACTCTCGTAGGAAGCCTCAGCTGATCCAGCTCAGCTGCATTACTGTGTGGttcttctctctgctgctctctatCCCTGATTGGAAGTACCTACAGGCTGCCAGAGACCAAAGGCAAGAAAATATGGAGTGTGCCCACAGTTATTCTTCTCCAAGGTGGGGTCTAGCCTCCCGTTTGCTCTACCATGTGTTGGGATTCTTCCTTCCAGCCGTCGTTCTGCTCTACTGCTACGGTTGCATCCTGGTGCGGCTACAGCGAGGCTCTCGGTGTGCGCAGAAAAAGAGGGCCATACGTGTCATCCTGCCCCTGGTGCTGGCATTCTTCATCTGTTGGACCCCCTACAACATTGCCCTCCTGGTGGACACGATACATCTCGATCACAGAGGCTCGGCAGAGCCGTCAGGAACATGTGAGCAGCACAGATGGACAGCAGTGAAGCTCACAGCAGTCCTGGCTTTTCTCCACTGCTCTGTCAACCCTCTGATCTACATAAGTCTCTCTGGGAAATTTCGCTGCTGGGTGTTAACCACCCTAAAAGGCTGCAGCCGTGCACTGGAAAGTGGGGACGTTTCCCTGTGGGATTCGGGAGATGTGGTTGACAAAAGTTCACTGCATGCAATGAAAGACTTTAAACAGCCTCCTGAAAAGCAACAGACAGACGAAGTGCTTTGA
- the cxcr3.2 gene encoding C-X-C chemokine receptor type 3-2: MVSQVATEDYYEGYWFDNYTYSKEDDMDASPCTLEETWQFTQLFIPVVYIMIFILALVGNVLVVCVVQRYRHTHHNHCSFSLTDTFLLHLAISDLLLALTLPLFAMQWIYGWVFGITLCKLAGALFWLNIYCGVLFLACISFDRYLAIVHAVHTSWRRNTCLAQLACALIWVCCLGLAAIEIHFRDVQELRGSGVHQVCRVDISGGNAERWHFAMQLLNLLLGFGLPLLVMLYCYVRIFQALCHASTRRQKRRSLRLIISLVAVFVACWAPYNVLKMTDSLQLLGLIQSSCGLHRMLDIGILVTESMGLSHCALNPLLYGLVGVKFRRELTLMCKEALGPRGSLRLRGLAQGQGSKHRPPGSFSSADSENTSYFSVMA, encoded by the exons ATGGTCTCACAGGTAGCCACTGAAGACTAT TATGAAGGATATTGGTTTGATAACTACACATACTCCAAAGAAGATGACATGGATGCTTCTCCCTGCACTCTGGAGGAGACATGGCAGTTCACTCAGCTCTTCATCCCTGTGGTCTATATCATGATCTTCATCCTGGCCCTGGTGGGGAACGTGCTGGTGGTCTGCGTGGTGCAGCGCTACCGGCATACCCACCACAACCACTGCTCCTTCTCCCTGACCGACACCTTCCTGCTGCATCTGGCCATCTCCGACCTTCTCCTGGCATTGACGCTGCCGCTCTTCGCCATGCAGTGGATCTATGGGTGGGTGTTCGGCATCACACTCTGCAAGCTGGCAGGGGCGCTTTTCTGGCTGAACATCTACTGCGGTGTGCTCTTCCTGGCCTGCATCAGCTTCGACCGCTACCTGGCCATCGTGCATGCCGTACACACCAGCTGGCGCCGCAATACTTGCCTTGCTCAGCTGGCATGCGCCCTGATTTGGGTCTGCTGCCTGGGCCTGGCTGCTATTGAAATCCACTTCCGGGACGTCCAGGAACTGCGTGGCAGCGGTGTCCACCAGGTTTGCCGCGTGGACATCTCCGGCGGCAATGCCGAGCGCTGGCACTTCGCCATGCAGCTGCTGAACCTGTTGTTGGGCTTCGGGCTCCCCTTGCTGGTCATGCTCTACTGCTATGTGCGTATCTTCCAGGCGCTCTGCCATGCCAGCACCCGGCGGCAGAAGCGGCGCTCGCTCAGGCTCATCATCTCCCTTGTGGCTGTGTTCGTGGCCTGCTGGGCACCGTACAATGTCCTGAAGATGACGGACAGTCTCCAGCTCCTGGGGCTGATTCAGAGCAGCTGCGGTCTCCACCGCATGCTGGACATAGGCATCCTGGTTACGGAGAGCATGGGCCTCTCACACTGCGCCCTCAACCCACTGCTCTACGGCCTCGTGGGGGTCAAGTTCCGCCGCGAGCTCACTCTGATGTGCAAGGAGGCACTAGGCCCACGAGGCAGCCTGAGGCTGAGAGGATTGGCGCAGGGTCAGGGATCAAAGCACAGGCCACCAGGGTCCTTCAGCTCTGCGGACAGCGAGAACACCTCTTACTTCTCTGTTATGGCCTGA
- the cnfn gene encoding cornifelin homolog — MAYQAEMISTQPQVTITNYTITTGSSDWSSNLCDCCDDCGICLCGTFIPCILGCKIAQDHGDTCCLPFLPGAMIALRTSIRDKYRINGSICDDWIVMTCCPYCGICQLAREQKMRG; from the exons ATGGCATATCAGGCCGAGATGATCAGCACACAGCCCCAGGTGACCATCACCAATTATACCATCACCACTGGGTCCTCTGACTGGAGCTCCAACCTCTGTGACTGCTGTGATGACTGCGgcatct GCCTATGTGGGACATTTATCCCTTGCATACTGGGCTGTAAGATTGCACAGGACCATGGTGACACATGCTGTCTGCCCTTCCTTCCGGGCGCCATGATTGCTCTAAGAACCAGCATCCGTGACAAATATCGCATCAAT GGCTCTATCTGTGATGATTGGATTGTTATGACCTGCTGTCCTTATTGTGGTATCTGCCAGCTGGCTCGAGAACAGAAGATGAGAGGCTGA